From Candoia aspera isolate rCanAsp1 chromosome 4, rCanAsp1.hap2, whole genome shotgun sequence, a single genomic window includes:
- the CD2BP2 gene encoding CD2 antigen cytoplasmic tail-binding protein 2 isoform X1, which produces MSKRKVTFEDQGDEDEEEMSLPKKKLVEPAIGGPGSRFKGKHSLDSDEEEDEEDEGQGSKYDILASDDVEGQESATIDYEDGIRITPFNLQEEMEEGHFDSEGNYFLKKEAVIRDNWLDNIDWVKIKEQPPGQKKSLGSADDKEEDEDDDLEVGRTPLDKKELLERMADLMLPGETVARAIQRLGDKGGPRSSGRQRRAWSRLKAGEVEPAEEDDPQKPGSPERKEQLEQLSGLADQMVARGVYEIYQETREKLALRLRALQQPPAATSTVEPELDMFAEEIDEAKLGEKTSAAGSQAHEESDDNTPSEVMWEYKWENTNTSELYGPFSSSQMQDWVSQGYFPDGVYCRKADNSEGQFYNSKRIDFDLYT; this is translated from the exons atgtcaaaacggaaagtcACATTTGAAGACCAAGgtgatgaagatgaagaggaaatgAGCCTTCCAAAGAAGAAG CTGGTGGAACCTGCTATTGGAGGGCCAGGCAGCCGCTTTAAAGGCAAGCACTCGTTGGACAGCGatgaggaagaagatgaggaagaTGAAGGGCAGGGTAGTAAATACGACATCCTTGCATCAGATGATGTGGAGG GGCAGGAATCTGCCACTATTGATTATGAAGATGGTATCCGGATCACCCCATTTAATTTGCAAGAGGAGATGGAAGAAGGTCATTTTGATTCAGAAGGCAACTATTTCTTGAAAAAAGAGGCAGTGATTCGGGACAATTGGTTGGACAATATAGACTGG GTCAAGATAAAGGAACAGCCTCCTGGACAGAAGAAGTCACTCGGTTCTGCAGATGAcaaggaagaagatgaagatgatgatcttGAGGTTGGCCGGACACCTTTGGATAAGAAGGAGCTGCTGGAAAGGATGGCAGACTTAATGTTACCTGGGGAGACAGTTGCGAGAGCCATTCAAAGGCTGGGAGACAAGGGTGGCCCCAGAAGCAGCGGTCGTCAGCGGAGGGCCTGGAGCCGCCTCAAAGCAGgcgaagttgaaccggctgaggAAGACGATCCCCAGAAGCCTGGGTCACCTGAGCGGAAAGAGCAGCTGGAACAGCTGTCCGGGCTGGCTGACCAAATGGTGGCACGAGGAGTCTATGAGATCTACCAGGAGACCCGGGAGAAGCTGGCCCTGAGGCTTAGGGCGCTGCAGCAGCCTCCTGCAGCCACTTCCACTGTTGAACCAGAACTTGATATGTTTGCCGAGGAAATCGATGAAGCAAAGCTAGGGGAGAAGACATCGGCAG CAGGAAGTCAGGCGCATGAGGAGAGTGATGACAACACGCCCTCTGAGGTGATGTGGGAATATAAATGGGAGAACACAAATACATCTGAACTTTACGGACCGTTCAGCAGCTCTCAGATGCAG GACTGGGTATCCCAAGGCTATTTCCCTGATGGGGTTTACTGCCGGAAGGCGGATAATTCCGAGGGCCAGTTCTACAATTCCAAGCGCATTGATTTTGACCTCTACACATGA
- the CD2BP2 gene encoding CD2 antigen cytoplasmic tail-binding protein 2 isoform X2: MSKRKVTFEDQGDEDEEEMSLPKKKLVEPAIGGPGSRFKGKHSLDSDEEEDEEDEGQGSKYDILASDDVEGQESATIDYEDGIRITPFNLQEEMEEGHFDSEGNYFLKKEAVIRDNWLDNIDWVKIKEQPPGQKKSLGSADDKEEDEDDDLEVGRTPLDKKELLERMADLMLPGETVARAIQRLGDKGGPRSSGRQRRAWSRLKAGEVEPAEEDDPQKPGSPERKEQLEQLSGLADQMVARGVYEIYQETREKLALRLRALQQPPAATSTVEPELDMFAEEIDEAKLGEKTSAGSQAHEESDDNTPSEVMWEYKWENTNTSELYGPFSSSQMQDWVSQGYFPDGVYCRKADNSEGQFYNSKRIDFDLYT; encoded by the exons atgtcaaaacggaaagtcACATTTGAAGACCAAGgtgatgaagatgaagaggaaatgAGCCTTCCAAAGAAGAAG CTGGTGGAACCTGCTATTGGAGGGCCAGGCAGCCGCTTTAAAGGCAAGCACTCGTTGGACAGCGatgaggaagaagatgaggaagaTGAAGGGCAGGGTAGTAAATACGACATCCTTGCATCAGATGATGTGGAGG GGCAGGAATCTGCCACTATTGATTATGAAGATGGTATCCGGATCACCCCATTTAATTTGCAAGAGGAGATGGAAGAAGGTCATTTTGATTCAGAAGGCAACTATTTCTTGAAAAAAGAGGCAGTGATTCGGGACAATTGGTTGGACAATATAGACTGG GTCAAGATAAAGGAACAGCCTCCTGGACAGAAGAAGTCACTCGGTTCTGCAGATGAcaaggaagaagatgaagatgatgatcttGAGGTTGGCCGGACACCTTTGGATAAGAAGGAGCTGCTGGAAAGGATGGCAGACTTAATGTTACCTGGGGAGACAGTTGCGAGAGCCATTCAAAGGCTGGGAGACAAGGGTGGCCCCAGAAGCAGCGGTCGTCAGCGGAGGGCCTGGAGCCGCCTCAAAGCAGgcgaagttgaaccggctgaggAAGACGATCCCCAGAAGCCTGGGTCACCTGAGCGGAAAGAGCAGCTGGAACAGCTGTCCGGGCTGGCTGACCAAATGGTGGCACGAGGAGTCTATGAGATCTACCAGGAGACCCGGGAGAAGCTGGCCCTGAGGCTTAGGGCGCTGCAGCAGCCTCCTGCAGCCACTTCCACTGTTGAACCAGAACTTGATATGTTTGCCGAGGAAATCGATGAAGCAAAGCTAGGGGAGAAGACATCGGCAG GAAGTCAGGCGCATGAGGAGAGTGATGACAACACGCCCTCTGAGGTGATGTGGGAATATAAATGGGAGAACACAAATACATCTGAACTTTACGGACCGTTCAGCAGCTCTCAGATGCAG GACTGGGTATCCCAAGGCTATTTCCCTGATGGGGTTTACTGCCGGAAGGCGGATAATTCCGAGGGCCAGTTCTACAATTCCAAGCGCATTGATTTTGACCTCTACACATGA